In a single window of the Podospora pseudocomata strain CBS 415.72m chromosome 2 map unlocalized CBS415.72m_2, whole genome shotgun sequence genome:
- the SMC1 gene encoding Structural maintenance of chromosomes protein 1 (COG:D; EggNog:ENOG503NXCA; BUSCO:EOG092606CY) gives MGKLLRLELFNFKSYKGHHTLLFGDSYFTSIIGPNGSGKSNSMDAISFVLGIKSSHLRSSHLRDLVYRGRVMKTSKIQDDGTAAPATNGHTNGVENGDDDGSLQRATRNDPKSAWVMAVYEDDAGDEQSWKRTITSNGSSEYRINDRVVTAQQYNEALEAENILIKARNFLVFQGDVEAIAAQSPQDLTRLIEQISGSLEYKAEYEKLQAEEEQALENQNFQLIRRRGINGEIKQYQEQKKEAENFQKKTEERDEAVITHILWKLYHFQRVMDESSAQIQEHQENLKEFRRNVETFEKRLEAARKEQTSVAREVHKIEKTIKAKEKSIEERENSLVPIDEKITQSSRDMEMLRKRIADLKKLRDEKTAAVQKYTKDLSQVEKAHRQFEKQWAETLKKQGKELSDADRKEYDKLQAEAMKRSTDNRQKLDNLRRQLKSDEATFNSLGGRIDNFEASIDKLQGEVRGITERRDACQDFIRQITTEIDSKKKEYNNVQSERIRINNTHTELEEKLRDVLRKLEDADMGRRQNERETRTRNIISDLKRIYPGVRGRVGELCKPKQKKYDEAVITALGREFDGVIVDTEKTAVDCIQFLKDGRLPSMTFIPLDNIKVNTSNSAVKGIAGARLTIDTIDFDPTLERAIAYACGGSVVCDNLEVAKEIVYGKKIQVKAVTLQGYVIHKAGTMTGGRLNEDKGNKRRFEQVDVENLTRLAEKFKDDIAKLPRAGRRGTEDNLQNEIASLEQRLRLQKSELAAFEKNLKSKLKELDNAKQELASFQPKFDDKKGELERTRATVEKFEKAIQGVEDKIYADFCKRLGYENIRDYEAQQGTLEQEAAQKRQAFDIQKKSIQNSLSWETSQLSSSTERVKNMEQQLKRHQQEVQSYQEEKNSIEEAMGQDQDELEALSESLEVVRTRHAEKTKKVSEAKADLQGRSKDIDARLKEISNLESVVQKNSAGKFALLRRCKLEQIQIPLKQGSLDDIPNEDVLLQKDQDAMDVDMDEDAEADEVLEAAMDDYGIEIDFDNLDDDLKDSDDDFEDKLQERISSLTTELEKLNPNMRAMERLESVKTRLQSTDKDWEDSKTALKEARDAFSRVKQQRFELFNKAFSHIQEQITHVYKDLTRSDAYPLGGQAYLDIEEDTETPYLSGIKYHAMPPLKRFRDMEHLSGGEKTMAALALLFAIHSYQPSPFFVLDEVDAALDNANVEKITKYIREHAGPGMQFIVISLKPTLFQHSESLVGVYRDQAANSSETLTLDLRKYV, from the exons ATGGGgaagctcctccgcctcgaGCTTTTCA ACTTCAAGTCCTACAAGGGCCACCACACACTCTTGTTTGGCGACTCCTActtcacctccatcatcggTCCCAATGGCTCCGGTAAATCCAACTCGATGGACGCCATCTCCTTCGTCCTGGGCATCAAGTCGTCACATCTGCGATCGTCGCACCTTCGCGACCTGGTTTATCGCGGCCGGGTCATGAAAACTTCGAAGATCCAAGACGACGGCACAGCTGCACCAGCCACCAATGGCCACACCAACGGCGTCGAGAATGGCGATGACGATGGCTCTTTGCAAAGAGCGACGAGAAACGACCCCAAATCCGCCTGGGTGATGGCCGTGTACGAAGATGATGCCGGTGATGAGCAAAGTTGGAAGCGCACGATCACGAGCAACGGTTCTAGCGAGTACCGAATCAACGACCGCGTGGTTACCGCCCAGCAGTACAACGAGGCCCTCGAGGCGGAGAACATCCTGATCAAGGCGCGCAACTTTTTGGTGTTCCAAGGTGATGTCGAGGCCATCGCTGCGCAGTCACCACAGGACCTCACACGCTTGATTGAGCAGATCTCGGGTAGTTTGGAATACAAGGCCGAGTACGAGAAACTccaggccgaggaagagcagGCTCTCGAAAACCAAAACTTTCAACTcatcagaagaagaggcatcAATGGCGAGATCAAGCAGTATcaggagcaaaagaaggaggccgagaactTCCAGAAGAAGACAGAGGAAAGGGACGAGGCCGTTATCACTCACATTCTGTGGAAACTGTACCACTTTCAACGGGTGATGGATGAGTCAAGCGCCCAGATTCAAGAGCACCAGGAGAATCTCAAGGAGTTCCGCCGAAACGTTGAGACATTCGAAAAGAGGCTGGAGGCTGCGCGCAAGGAACAAACCAGCGTTGCCCGTGAGGTCCACAAGATCGAGAAGACgatcaaggccaaggaaaaGAGCATTGAGGAAAGAGAAAACAGCCTGGTACCAATTGATGAGAAGATCACACAGAGCTCCCGGGATATGGAAATGCTACGAAAGAGGATTGCCGATCTCAAGAAACTCCGCGACGAgaagacggcggcggtgcaAAAGTACACAAAGGACTTGTCACAAGTGGAAAAAGCGCACCGACAGTTTGAGAAGCAATGGGCCGAAACGCTGAAGAAGCAGGGCAAGGAGCTCAGCGATGCGGACAGGAAAGAATACGACAAGCTGCAAGCAGAGGCGATGAAGAGGTCAACAGACAATCGACAAAAGCTGGATAATCTGCGACGACAATTGAAGAGCGACGAGGCGACATTCAACAGTCTTGGTGGCAGGATAGACAACTTTGAAGCCAGCATCGACAAACTGCAGGGTGAGGTCCGGGGCATCACAGAACGCCGGGATGCTTGTCAAGACTTCATCAGGCAGATTACAACGGAGATCGACTCCAAGAAAAAGGAGTACAACAATGTTCAGTCGGAGCGTATTAGGATCAATAACACCCACACTGAactcgaggagaagctccGCGACGTCCTGAGGAAACTCGAAGATGCGGACATGGGCAGGCGACAGAATGAGAGGGAGACAAGGACGCGCAACATTATCAGTGACCTCAAACGCATCTACCCTGGTGTTCGCGGGCGAGTTGGTGAGCTTTGCAAGCCGAAACAGAAGAAGTACGACGAGGCGGTCATCACTGCCCTTGGTCGCGAATTCGACGGGGTGATTGTCGACACCGAGAAGACAGCTGTTGACTGCATCCAGTTTCTCAAGGACGGTCGGCTCCCCTCCATGACCTTCATTCCGTTGGACAACATCAAGGTAAACACCTCAAATTCTGCCGTCAAGGGCATTGCGGGTGCCAGATTGACCATTGACACCATCGACTTTGATCCAACGCTGGAGCGGGCGATTGCCTATGCGTGCGGCGGGTCCGTGGTCTGTGACAACCTCGAGGTGGCCAAGGAGATTGTCTACGGCAAGAAGATCCAGGTCAAGGCTGTGACACTGCAAGGCTACGTGATTCACAAGGCCGGTACCATGACGGGTGGTCGCTTGAATGAGGACAAGGGCAATAAGCGCCGGTTCGAgcaggttgatgttgagaatCTCACGCGTTTGGCTGAGAAGTTCAAGGACGATATTGCCAAGTTGCCACGAGCGGGACGGCGAGGCACTGAGGACAACCTCCAGAACGAGATTGCCTCTCTGGAGCAGCGTCTTCGCCTGCAAAAGAGCGAGTTGGCTGCCTTTGAAAAGAATCTTAAGAGTAAGCTAAAGGAGCTCGACAACGCGAAGCAGGAACTGGCGAGCTTCCAGCCCAAATTCGACGACAAGAAGGGCGAGCTGGAGCGTACCCGGGCAACCGTGGAGAAGTTCGAAAAGGCCATTCAGGGCGTCGAAGATAAGATCTACGCCGACTTCTGCAAGAGGCTTGGATATGAGAACATTCGTGACTACGAGGCCCAGCAAGGGACTTTGGAGCAGGAGGCTGCCCAGAAGCGCCAGGCATTTGAcatccagaagaagagcatTCAAAACAGCTTGAGCTGGGAGACGTCACAGCTCAGCTCCAGCACTGAACGAGTAAAGAACATGGAGCAACAACTCAAGCGGCACCAACAGGAAGTCCAGTCATACcaagaggaaaagaacaGCATTGAGGAAGCCATgggccaagaccaagacgaGCTCGAAGCCCTCTCCGAAAGCCTAGAGGTTGTCCGGACCAGACACGCCGAAAAGACCAAGAAGGTCTCGGAAGCCAAAGCCGACCTCCAAGGGAGAAGCAAAGACATCGACGCCCGACTAAAAGAAATCTCCAACCTCGAGTCCGTCGTCCAAAAGAACAGCGCTGGCAAGTTCGCCCTCCTGCGCCGCTGCAAGTTGGAGCAGATCCAGATCCCCCTTAAGCAGGGTTCTCTAGACGACATCCCCAACGAAgacgtcctcctccagaaAGACCAAGACGCCATGGACGTCGACATGGACGAAGACGCCGAGGCGGACGAGGTCCTCGAGGCGGCCATGGACGACTACGGCATCGAAATCGACTTTgacaacctcgacgacgacctcaAAGACTCGGACGATGACTTTGAAGATAAGCTCCAAGAGCGCATATCTTCCCTCACGaccgagctcgagaagctcaatcCCAACATGCGCGCCATGGAGCGTCTCGAGTCGGTCAAGACCCGGCTCCAGTCAACTGACAAGGACTGGGAAGACAGCAAAACCGCCCTCAAAGAAGCCCGCGACGCGTTTTCTAGAGTCAAACAGCAGCGGTTCGAGCTTTTTAACAAGGCCTTCAGCCACATCCAAGAGCAGATCACGCACGTGTACAAGGATCTCACGCGGAGTGATGCGTACCCCTTGGGTGGACAAGCCTATCTCGACATCGAGGAGGACACGGAGACGCCGTACCTATCCGGGATCAAGTACCACGCCATGCCGCCGCTCAAGCGCTTCCGGGACATGGAGCACCTGTCGGGCGGCGAAAAAACAATGGCGGCGCTGGCGCTGTTGTTTGCGATTCATAGCTACCAGCCCAGCCCGTTCTTTGTGTTGGACGAGGTGGACGCCGCGCTGGATAATGCGAATGTGGAAAAGATCACAAAGTACATCCGGGAGCATGCCGGGCCGGGGATGCAGTTTATTGTGATCAGCTTGAAGCCGACGCTGTTTCAGCACAGCGAGAGTCTTGTGGGGGTGTATAGGGACCAGGCTGCGAATAGTTCGGAGACGTTGACGCTGGAT TTGAGGAAGTATGTATAA
- the CDH1 gene encoding substrate-specific activator of APC-dependent proteolysis (COG:D; COG:O; EggNog:ENOG503NU21) translates to MGINGDVSNGAALSPTMKRPIQESHSSAAASPRLSTPPPPGERLKVEPSHAGSLRNGRSSSRSTDIGLDAVDHALRREIGRQHRESTPGASPSRKRQRINGDRFIPTRSGQDLQASFSLLHEDGSPATPSRQKKRTPHGELHYQRTEEANRTFSRLLRTELFENSIPQVSPPSMSPEHNRLSHGHATRSHTPPNGPPPSSLPSNLTPSTPHKNLFSYMSPRHSIAGHPTPSRTPQSRHGPNLDTRSEVYSLSPVRYGSQQLLLSPRRQPRAVSKVPYKVLDAPELADDFYLNLVDWGNANVLGVGLGSSVYMWNAQTSRVNKLCTLEDDTVTSVSWIQKGTHIAIGTGKGLVQIWDAERQRRLRTMVGHTNRVGALAWNTHILTSGSRDRSIYHRDVRAPDPWMRKLVGHKQEVCGLKWNCEDGQLASGGNDNKLMVWDKLSDSPLWKFSDHTAAVKAIAWSPHQRGLLASGGGTADRRIIFHDTVRGTVVNEIDTGSQVCNLAWSKNSNEIVSTHGYSQNQIVVWKYPSMTQVASLTGHTYRVLYLAMSPDGRVVVTGAGDETLRFWNVFGKRGGRMGEDGEGGGGSIRLQEWGVIR, encoded by the exons ATGGGTATCAACGGCGACGTTTCAAACGGCGCTGCATTATCTCCCACCATGAAGAGGCCAATCCAGGAGTCACACAGTTCGGCCGCCGCCAGTCCAAGGTTGTCGACGCCTCCCCCGCCAGGTGAACGTCTGAAGGTGGAACCGTCGCATGCCGGAAGTTTGAGAAATGGACGGTCGAGTTCAAGATCCACCGACATTGGGCTGGATGCCGTCGACCACGCGCTGCGGCGGGAAATCGGTCGGCAGCACCGAGAAAGCACACCTGGAGCTAGTCCGAGTAGGAAACGGCAAAGGATCAACGGTGACCG CTTTATTCCCACGCGGTCTGGCCAAGACCTACAGGCAAGTTTCAGTCTCTTGCATGAAGATGGGTCGCCCGCGACCCCATCAAGACAAAAGAAGCGGACTCCGCATGGGGAGCTTCACTATCAGAGAA CTGAGGAGGCAAATCGGACATTCTCCCGCCTGCTGCGGACAGAGTTGTTTGAGAATTCGATACCACAGGTGTCACCGCCTTCCATGTCACCAGAGCACAACAGGCTCTCCCACGGCCATGCCACCAGATCACACACCCCACCAAAcgggccaccaccatcatctttgcCATCAAATTTGACACCATCCACACCACACAAGAATCTGTTCTCCTACATGTCGCCTCGTCACAGCATTGCAGGccatccaacaccttcaaGGACGCCACAAAGTCGACACGGGCCCAACTTGGACACCCGGTCCGAAGTGTACAGCTTATCGCCAGTGAGATATGGGAGTCAGCAACTGCTCCTCAGCCCACGGCGACAACCGCGTGCCGTGAGCAAGGTTCCGTATAAGGTGTTGGATGCTCCCGAGCTCGCAGATGACTTTTACCTCAACCTCGTTGACTGGGGCAACGCAAATGTATTAGGCGTCGGCCTGGGATCGAGCGTGTACATGTGGAACGCCCAGACCAGTCGCGTCAACAAGCTCTGCACGTTAGAAGACGACACCGTTACGAGCGTGTCGTGGATACAAAAGGGCACACACATTGCCATCGGAACTGGAAAGGGCCTAGTGCAAATCTGGGATGCGGAGCGGCAGCGAAGGTTGAGGACTATGGTAGGCCACACTAACCGTGTGGGTGCTCTGGCCTGGAACACGCACATCCTCACCTCTGGCTCACGGGATCGGTCCATATACCACCGTGATGTGCGAGCCCCAGATCCGTGGATGAGGAAGCTAGTCGGGCACAAGCAGGAAGTGTGCGGACTAAAATGGAACTGCGAGGATGGGCAGCTGGCGAGTGGAGGGAACGACAACAAACTAATGGTTTGGGATAAGCTCTCGGACTCGCCACTGTGGAAGTTTTCGGACCACACCGCCGCGGTGAAGGCGATTGCTTGGAGCCCTCACCAACGTGGACTGTTGGCTTCCGGTGGCGGTACGGCCGACCGCCGGATCATTTTCCACGATACGGTGAGGGGGACCGTTGTCAATGAGATTGACACGGGGAGCCAGGTTTGCAACTTGGCGTGGAGCAAGAACTCGAACGAGATTGTCTCGACGCATGGGTACAGCCAGAACCAGATTGTGGTGTGGAAGTACCCGAGCATGACGCAGGTGGCGAGTTTGACGGGGCACACTTATCGGGTGCTGTACCTGGCTATGAGCCCGGacgggagggtggtggtcacGGGGGCGGGAGACGAGACGTTGAGGTTTTGGAACGTGTTTGGgaagaggggtgggaggatgggggaggatggggaggggggcgggggaagTATAAGGTTGCAGGAGTGGGGGGTTATTAGGTGA
- a CDS encoding uncharacterized protein (COG:T; EggNog:ENOG503NWYG) produces the protein MALKVLKYWNAVLGSLKRLEDHAFTQEPSAPTVNLVLQEKMDTAFEALVREELPALITRRWIQAASLTIRKRVTGTLPEHLQQLSEGLAEVFCLTDPPREDNPINSTRTTQYGVKHVIRRNCRLLQGPKTNPASIDRIRDKLAAGKEHHETILNYRRRRLPVHEPPHVRPVARQPRGNAVQDWRPDSDNSPETNPFSPQLALRHLAEVLTAPEIEIVRNHGGGRHSPAHEDETPNWAKPDDNPIPRPLFQFPLSADMEELSDLSGGIFQTPVLSRIGGFDRVRQELEQGFKEGGGVVTAKMRWLTRSAEGRTRWVHGTPLVGSNGRVGVWMVVLVDDQEMGVGDREGRGRVALVVEPGFLRGMTTRGERGGEGGYDAISLASLSHLDLNLPPGHHGEKGGAITGR, from the exons ATGGCCCTGAAAGTATTGAAATACTGGAATGCCGTTCTTGGTTCGCTCAAAAGATTGGAGGACCACGCTTTCACCCAGGAGCCTTCCGCGCCAACAGTCAACTTGGTACTTCAAGAAAAGATGGACACGGCATTCGAAGCACTGGTTCGTGAGGAACTACCGGCTTTAATCACCCGCCGCTGGATCCAGGCAGCGAGTTTGACCATCAGGAAAAGAGTGACTGGGACCCTACCTGAGCATCTCCAGCAGCTGTCTGAGGGCTTAGCAGAGGTGTTTTGTCTGACTGATCCACCACGAGAAGACAACCCAATT AATTCTACCCGAACGACTCAATACGGCGTCAAGCACGTAATACGCCGCAACtgccgccttctccaaggGCCGAAAACAAACCCTGCCAGTATCGACAGGATCCGTGACAAGCTAGCAgcgggcaaggagcatcaCGAAACCATTCTCAACTACAGACGGAGACGGCTTCCCGTTCATGAACCTCCTCATGTGCGCCCCGTTGCTCGACAGCCAAGGGGTAACGCGGTACAGGATTGGCGCCCAGATTCTGACAACAGCCCAGAAACCAACCCTTTTTCCCCCCAGCTTGCCCTCCGTCACCTCGCCGAGGTGTTGACCGCCCCAGAAATCGAAATTGTCCGCAACCACGGCGGCGGCCGTCACTCCCCCGCCCACGAGGATGAAACACCCAACTGGGCCAAACCCGAcgacaaccccatcccccgacccctcttccaattcCCCCTCTCAGCCGACATGGAAGAGCTGTCTGACCTGTCGGGGG GGATCTTCCAAACACCTGTTCTCTCTCGCATTGGCGGGTTTGACAGGGTAAGGCAGGAGTTGGAGCAAGGGTTtaaagaggggggtggtgttgtcacGGCAAAGATGAGGTGGTTGACGAGGTCAGCGGAGGGAAGGACGAGGTGGGTACATGGTACGCCGTTGGTGGGGAGTaatgggagggtgggggtttggatGGTGGTTCTTGTGGATGAtcaggagatgggggttggggatagggaagggagggggagggtggcgctggtggttgagccggggtttttgagggggatgaCAACAAGaggtgagagggggggggagggggggtatgaTGCGATTAGTTTGGCGAGTTTGAGTCATTTGGATTTGAACTTGCCACCTGGTCATcatggggagaaggggggggctATCACGGGGAGGTGA
- a CDS encoding uncharacterized protein (EggNog:ENOG503NV8P; BUSCO:EOG09263JCT; COG:S), whose product MAEPEVASTDSEAVPTPENSTPLDDASPLEEHVPSIDTPTLAPTSPESRLSRNPSFSGSSSTYQEDWDSNFPPLDRLTVLELLDNFTLPQQLEKLQKGISAQTEKVRKSREAFNTKSRQARERMVDEWRRRVPSAEEQLDRYRKRMRNSVDKLGKRWNDTKAITLREKISFIFGVMNIFVSGYLIGGWPEYMHWWYTIQILYFMPIRFYTYHKRGYHYFLADLCYFVNFLLLLSVWVFPKSKRLFTAVYCLAFGNNAVAIIMWRNSLVFHSFDKVTSLFIHIMPCATLHCIVHLISPEHQASRFPAIYTIKHSPAGSPTAYANVLSMLAWSTIPYAIWQLSYYFFITVRRRDKIAAGRPTSFTWLRQSYSKVWIGKFVLGLPEALQEPAFMFIQYAYAVLTMLPCSLWFYYRWASAGFLGVVFVWSVYNGATYYIDVFGKRFQKELEAMRKEVERWQGEHEGLVGGGGWSDHGEEKKVGLGEGISGKVLDERREGDEDSGGGLDNIPLLNDERPAAAMVTGLEVGDGGARDVARERRQGRGGI is encoded by the coding sequence ATGGCCGAACCAGAAGTCGCATCAACAGACAGCGAAGCTGTCCCTACACCAGAAAACAGCACCCCCCTCGATGATGCCTCTCCTCTCGAAGAACATGTCCCCTCCATCGATACGCCAACGCTCGcgcccacctcccccgagtCCCGTCTCTCTCGAAACCCTTCATtctccggcagcagcagtaccTACCAAGAAGACTGGGACTCCAACTTCCCCCCTCTGGACCGCCTAACTGTCTTGGAGCTGCTCGATAACTTCACCCTCCCGCAACAGCTTGAGAAACTCCAGAAGGGCATCTCGGCCCAGACTGAGAAAGTGCGCAAGTCCCGCGAAGCCTTCAACACTAAATCCCGCCAAGCCCGCGAGCGCATGGTAGACGAATGGCGCCGTCGGGTCCCCTCCGCTGAAGAGCAGCTCGACCGGTACCGCAAGCGCATGAGGAACTCGGTCGACAAACTCGGGAAACGCTGGAACGACACCAAAGCTATCACCCTCCGCGAGAAGATCTCGTTCATCTTCGGTGTCATGAACATTTTTGTCTCGGGGTATCTAATCGGCGGCTGGCCAGAGTACATGCACTGGTGGTACACCATCCAGATCCTGTACTTTATGCCTATTCGCTTCTACACCTACCACAAGCGGGGATACCACTACTTTCTCGCCGACCTCTGCTACTTTGTCAACTTTCTCCTGTTGTTATCCGTTTGGGTCTTTCCAAAGAGTAAACGGCTGTTTACAGCCGTGTACTGCCTCGCATTTGGAAACAACGCCGTGGCAATCATCATGTGGCGCAACTCGCTGGTCTTCCACTCGTTTGATAAAGTCACCTCGCTCTTCATCCACATCATGCCCTGCGCGACGTTGCACTGCATCGTTCACTTAATCTCCCCCGAACACCAAGCCTCTCGCTTCCCAGCAATTTACACAATCAAGCACTCTCCCGCTGGCTCGCCAACCGCTTACGCCAACGTCCTGAGCATGCTAGCCTGGTCCACAATCCCGTACGCGATTTGGCAGTTGAGTTACTACTTTTTTATCACCGTCCGCCGGAGAGACAAAATCGCCGCCGGCCGCCCGACATCCTTCACCTGGCTCAGGCAATCGTATTCCAAAGTCTGGATCGGAAAGTTTGTGTTGGGGCTCCCGGAGGCGTTGCAGGAGCCAGCGTTCATGTTTATACAATATGCATACGCGGTCCTGACGATGCTACCGTGCAGCCTGTGGTTTTACTACAGGTGGGCGAGTGCGGGTTTTTTGGGAGTCGTTTTTGTTTGGTCGGTGTACAACGGGGCGACGTATTATATTGACGTTTTTGGAAAGAGGTTtcagaaggagctggaggcgatgaggaaggaggtggagaggtggcAGGGTGAGcatgaggggttggttggtggaggcgggtggAGTGAtcatggggaggagaagaaggttgggcttggggaggggattAGTGGGAAGGTGCTGgatgaaaggagggagggggatgaggatagtgggggtgggttggatAATATTCCGCTGTTGAATGATGAAcggccggcggcggcgatggttacggggttggaggttggtgatgggggggcgAGGGATGTGGCtagggagaggaggcaggggaggggggggatttaa